One Micromonospora sp. WMMD812 genomic window carries:
- a CDS encoding ABC transporter ATP-binding protein, whose protein sequence is MTATVGRQAQAAARANDVWKVFGSGEAQVIALRGVTAEFERGRFTAIMGPSGSGKSTLMHCLAGLDTVTRGAVSIGDTTVTGLGDAGLTKLRRDKVGFIFQQFNLLPTLTAKENILLPMSIAGRKPDPAWYDTVIDTVGLRDRLDHRPAQLSGGQQQRVACARALVSRPEVIFADEPTGNLDSRSGAEVLNFLRNSVREHGQTIVMVTHDPTAAAYADRVVFLADGQIVSELIEPTADTVLDTMKKLDAPAEVNG, encoded by the coding sequence GTGACCGCGACGGTAGGCCGGCAGGCGCAGGCCGCGGCCCGGGCGAACGACGTGTGGAAGGTGTTTGGCAGCGGCGAGGCGCAGGTCATCGCGCTGCGGGGGGTGACCGCGGAGTTCGAGCGCGGACGGTTCACGGCGATCATGGGCCCGTCGGGTTCCGGCAAGTCGACGCTGATGCACTGCCTGGCGGGCCTGGACACGGTGACTCGGGGGGCGGTGTCGATCGGCGACACCACGGTCACCGGCCTCGGCGACGCCGGGCTGACCAAGCTGCGGCGGGACAAGGTGGGCTTCATCTTCCAGCAGTTCAACCTGCTGCCCACGCTCACGGCGAAGGAGAACATCCTCCTGCCGATGTCGATCGCCGGTCGCAAGCCCGACCCGGCCTGGTACGACACCGTGATCGACACGGTCGGCCTGCGCGACCGGCTGGACCACCGGCCGGCGCAGCTCTCCGGCGGGCAGCAGCAGCGGGTCGCGTGCGCCCGGGCACTGGTGTCCCGGCCCGAGGTGATCTTCGCCGACGAGCCGACCGGCAACCTGGACTCCCGCTCCGGCGCCGAGGTGCTGAACTTCCTGCGCAACTCGGTCCGCGAACACGGCCAGACGATCGTCATGGTCACCCACGACCCGACCGCCGCCGCGTACGCCGACCGGGTGGTCTTCCTCGCCGACGGGCAGATCGTCTCGGAGCTGATCGAGCCGACCGCCGACACGGTGCTGGACACCATGAAGAAGCTGGACGCCCCCGCCGAGGTGAACGGCTGA